TATCAGACCGCGCTGGATGCCCGCCGTAAGGGGAAGTCGTTCATCGAGGCCAGCGCCCGGGAGATACTCGCCGGCGTCGAGAAGCACCTGCAGGATGGGGTCGATTTCATCACGGTCCACTGCGGCATCACCCGGCGTAACGTCGAGATCCTGACCGAGGCCCACCGGGTGTGCGGGGTCGTAAGCCGCGGTGGCTCGATGACCATCGAGTGGATGCGGCGAAACGGCAGAGAAAACCCGCTCTATGAACACTATGACGACCTGCTGGCGATGGCCCGCGACCACGGTGCCGCGCTTTCCATCGGCGACGGGCTTCGTCCTGGAGCGCTCGCTGACGCGACCGACGCTGCCCAGGTAGGAGAGCTCCTGACCATCGGCGAGCTGGTTTTGCGGGCGCGGGCCGCCGGTGTGCAGGCGATGGTCGAAGGGCCGGGCCATGTCCCGCTGGACCAGGTCGAGGCCAACGTGAAGCTGGAGAAGACCTTTTGCCACGAAGCACCCTTCTACCTGCTGGGACCGCTCGTGACCGATGTCGGCTGCGGCTACGACCACATCACGGGGGCCATCGGCGGCGCTCTCGCAGCCTGGCACGGCGCCGATTTCCTCTGCTACGTAACGCCGTCCGAGCACCTCGGACTGCCGACCATCGAGGACGTGCGGCAGGGAGTGATTGCTTCGAGGATTGCAGCCCACGCTGCGGACGTGGCGCGCCATCATCCCGGCGCGGTCGCCTGGGACCTCAGAATATCCCGGGCAAGGGCGGCGCTGGACTGGAAGGCGATGATCGCCGGCTGCGTTGACCCGCAGCGGGCGCAAGCGGTATTCTCGGCTGGACGTTCCCGCACCGAAGGCGCGTGCACAATGTGCGGCGAGTTCTGTGCAATCCGGCGGATGGCACCGGCCGGCCAGGGCCCGAAGGACTCGAAACTAGTGAAGCAAAGGCGAAAGGGGAAATGAAGAAGCCGGACTTCGGACTTCTTCACTTGGTACTTTCCCCTTTCCACAAGGAGGCATGAATCATGGTTAAGCCCAAGTACAAGCTATACACGCCCGGCCCGGTCGACGTGCCGCTGGAGTTCCTCAAGGAACTCTCAAGCGGTCTCGTCTACCACCGCGAGGCTTCGTTCGCGGCGATCTTCGAGTCGGTCCGCAAAGGACTGCAGAAGATGATGCTGACCAAAGGCGAGGTCCACCTGCTGACCGCGTCCGGTACCGGGGCAATGGAGGCCGCGGTATCGAATCTGGTCAGCCACGATGAGAAGGTGCTGGTGGCAACCGCAGGGCGGTTCGGCGAACGGTGGCGCGAGATTAACCTGCGGTTCGGGGCCTTTGTGGACGAACTGAGCCGGCCCTACGGCGAGGCGATTCCGCCTGAGGAACTGGAGCGGAAGCTCCTCGCCAACGATTCGGCCCGCTGCGTCTTCACGACCCTGACCGAAACCTCGACCGGCGTGCTGCACGACATCAAGGCATTCGGCGAGATCTGCCACCGGCTCAACCGCATCCTCGTTGTCGACGCGGTGGCCGGGCTCGGCGCCGATGAACTGCGAATGGACGACTGGCACATCGACGTGGTGGTGGGCGGATGCCAGAAGGGTCTGGCGGTGCCGCCCGGTGTTTCCTTCGTCGCCCTGAGCGAGCGAGCGGCTGAGCGCGTTGAGCGGGCCAAGGCGCCGCGTTACTACTTCGACCTGCGGATTGCCCGGCGCTATGCGGCCAAAGGCCAGACCTCCTGGACCCCGGCCATCTCCATCATTTACGCTCTGGACCTGAGCCTCAAACGTCTCAACCGAATCGGCATGCCGAAGTACTGGAAGGACCACCAGGAAATCGGCGACATGATGAGAGCCAAGGCCGCGGGCCTCGGACTGGATCTCTTTCCCAAGCGACCCTCCAACGCGTTGACCGTGATGAAGATGCCCCAGGGCGTGGATGGTGCCAGGGTCGTCGACATCTGCCGCAAGCGGGACAAGATACTGCTTGCGAACGGGCAGGGCGACATGCGCGGCAAGATTGTCAGAATCGGACACATGGGCCCGGTGACCAAGCCCGAGATGACCAAGGTGTTCGGCTGCTTCGCGCGCGCGCTCAAGCAAGTCAGCCGTCCCGCCAAATAGACTCAGACTCGTTCAGACATACCGCCCGGGCCTCCGTCCGGGCGGTTTCATTGTGCGCCCAGCATGGGCGTTGACTAGAGAGTGAGAGTCTCTAACACGGAGGTTGATTGCACCAACCGTTAGCCAAAGGCAAGTGCGTCACCGTGAGGTGGGGTGCGAAGGAAGCCGGAGGCAAAACTGCGCTCTGAGGAACACGAATCCCATACGAGGCCGGGTCAGCCGGGCGAGCTGGCAATGGACAGCGAAGCCCGATGCAATCAAGGGCTGACAGGGTAGATGGGGCAGGGGTGCAGGGAAAGTCAGCGTTCTTACCTGGGGAGACCTGTCGTCCAGCCATCTACGGATGGCAAGCCTGACCGTGAGGTCGGGGTGAGGCGGCAGGAGTCAGCCGAGGCCATAGTATCGGAGCCGTCGCTCCGAGAAGGGCTGAACGTGGAGAGGGACATGGAATCCAAGGGCTCGCGGGACGAGCAAGGAAGGCAGACTTTCCCGGATAGGGATACTGCTGGTTGTGCGAAGGCGGTGAAGCTGCCGGGGAACAGCCAGAGGGCCGAGCCGTCTCCGGCGCTGGCGGGAGAAGTGTCCGAGGCGACAGACGAGACCGGCGTATGGGAGCGGGTGTTCCAACGGGACAACCTGCTGCGTGCGCTGGAGCGGGTCGAGCGGAACGGCGGGTCACCGGGCATCGACGGTATGACGGGGGTAGAACTCCGTCCGTATCTCAAGCAGCACTGGAGAGAAATCAGGGCTGTGCTCGATGAGGGAACCTATCAACCGAAGCCGGTACTCAGGCGTGAGATACCGAAGCCTGGGGGCGGGGTGAGGCTGTTAGGAATACCGACGGTGACAGACCGACTCATACAGCAGGCGTTGGCGCAGGTGCTTTCGCCACTGTTCGAGCCGGGGTTTTCAGACTCAAGCTACGGGTTTCGGCCCGGGCGGGGAGCCCACGATGCGGTCAGACAAGCCCAGACGTACATCAATGAAGGGTATGGCTGGGTAGTGGACATCGACCTGGAGAAGTTCTTCGACCGGGTCAACCACGACAAACTGATGGCGCGTGTAGCGCGAGTAGTGAAAGACCGGCGGGTGCTCAAGCTTATCCGGAAATATCTTGAGTCCGGGGTAATGGCCAACGGGGTGAAGGTCGAAGCAAAGGAAGGGACGCCGCAGGGCGGGCCAATCTCGCCGCTTCTGGCCAACATCATGCTGGACGACCTGGATAAAGAACTGGAGCAGCGCGGGCATCGATTCGTGCGCTATGCGGACGACTGCAACATCTACGTAAAGAGCCGGCGTGCCGGCGAGCGGCTGCTAGCCGGCATCGGGCGATTCCTTGAGCGAAAGCTGAGCCTTAAGGTCAATGCGAAGAAGAGCGGGGTAGACCGGCCGTCGAAGCGGAAGTTCTTGAGCTTCAGCTTCTACTGGCGACAGGGCCGAGCGCTGATTCGCGTGGCCGGAGAGGCAAGAGACCGCTGTTTGGAGCGACTACGCCAGCTTACTCGACGCAGCCGGTCGGGTCTTGAGGTCGAGGTAGTCCGAGCCGTCAACGAATATACGACGGGATGGGTAGGATACTTCCGGCTGACGGATACGGACCGGGTGTTTCAGGAACTGGACGGGTGGCTTCGGCGGCGGCTGCGGCAGATGCTCTGGAAGCGCTGGAAGCGAGGGCGGACACGCTACCGGAAGCTCGTGGAACTGGGCGTGCCCGAGGAACTCGCGGCTCTGGGCGCGGGCGGCAGCAGTCCATGGCGCATGGCGGCGACGCCAGTG
This portion of the bacterium genome encodes:
- a CDS encoding alanine--glyoxylate aminotransferase family protein — translated: MVKPKYKLYTPGPVDVPLEFLKELSSGLVYHREASFAAIFESVRKGLQKMMLTKGEVHLLTASGTGAMEAAVSNLVSHDEKVLVATAGRFGERWREINLRFGAFVDELSRPYGEAIPPEELERKLLANDSARCVFTTLTETSTGVLHDIKAFGEICHRLNRILVVDAVAGLGADELRMDDWHIDVVVGGCQKGLAVPPGVSFVALSERAAERVERAKAPRYYFDLRIARRYAAKGQTSWTPAISIIYALDLSLKRLNRIGMPKYWKDHQEIGDMMRAKAAGLGLDLFPKRPSNALTVMKMPQGVDGARVVDICRKRDKILLANGQGDMRGKIVRIGHMGPVTKPEMTKVFGCFARALKQVSRPAK
- the ltrA gene encoding group II intron reverse transcriptase/maturase, producing MESKGSRDEQGRQTFPDRDTAGCAKAVKLPGNSQRAEPSPALAGEVSEATDETGVWERVFQRDNLLRALERVERNGGSPGIDGMTGVELRPYLKQHWREIRAVLDEGTYQPKPVLRREIPKPGGGVRLLGIPTVTDRLIQQALAQVLSPLFEPGFSDSSYGFRPGRGAHDAVRQAQTYINEGYGWVVDIDLEKFFDRVNHDKLMARVARVVKDRRVLKLIRKYLESGVMANGVKVEAKEGTPQGGPISPLLANIMLDDLDKELEQRGHRFVRYADDCNIYVKSRRAGERLLAGIGRFLERKLSLKVNAKKSGVDRPSKRKFLSFSFYWRQGRALIRVAGEARDRCLERLRQLTRRSRSGLEVEVVRAVNEYTTGWVGYFRLTDTDRVFQELDGWLRRRLRQMLWKRWKRGRTRYRKLVELGVPEELAALGAGGSSPWRMAATPVVNMALSNVYWERVGLISLTERYRQLRESLRTAGCNKARPVV
- the thiC gene encoding phosphomethylpyrimidine synthase ThiC; the encoded protein is TSPDTSDLANELDKLKAAVDAGADTVMDLSVGGDVDEVRAAVIAESPIPVGTVPVYQTALDARRKGKSFIEASAREILAGVEKHLQDGVDFITVHCGITRRNVEILTEAHRVCGVVSRGGSMTIEWMRRNGRENPLYEHYDDLLAMARDHGAALSIGDGLRPGALADATDAAQVGELLTIGELVLRARAAGVQAMVEGPGHVPLDQVEANVKLEKTFCHEAPFYLLGPLVTDVGCGYDHITGAIGGALAAWHGADFLCYVTPSEHLGLPTIEDVRQGVIASRIAAHAADVARHHPGAVAWDLRISRARAALDWKAMIAGCVDPQRAQAVFSAGRSRTEGACTMCGEFCAIRRMAPAGQGPKDSKLVKQRRKGK